TCCTGCGTCTCTGCGGCGCTGCGTGAGTCATCGCTGTAGGACTTTTCCCCACATGAAAGCACGGAATCGTACGGAGCATTCGTACGCCACCAGACCGTAAATCGGTATTGTGCCGGGGCTTGCGGGCGGGTATCTTCCGGCTCGCTCAGGGAACGAGCCTGTGCGACCGACTTCGACACCTTTAGGAGAGAGTTGATCACGATGACTCGCGATCTGATGAAGCTTCCGGCCATTGCGCTGCTCGCGCTTGCGGCCGCATGCGGCGGCGGCGATGAGCAGACTGCTTCCACCGACACGGCGGCGCAGGGCACCGAGACCGCGGCGGCCCCCGCCCCGGCCACGGATGCCTCCGCCCCGGCGCCGGCGCCCGGGTCGGGCACCGTGCACGACGTCAAGATGGTGACCACCCAGAACGGCGCCTCCGGACAGTTCGAGCCCGCGGCGATCACCGTAAAGCGCGGCGACCGCATCCGCTGGACCATGGCCGACGGCACCGCTCCGCACAACGTGTCGTTCAGCCTGGCGCAGGGCAACCCGGCCGGCTTCACGCCGCCCGCGGACAGCCCGCTCTACACGCAGGCGGGGCAGAACTTCGAGGTCCCGGCCGACTGGGCGCCCGGCACGTACAACTACGTCTGCATGCCGCACGCCGGCATGGGCATGCGCGGCACGATCACGGTTACCGAGTAACCCCGGTTTCCGCGGCACGAAAAAGGGGAGCCGTCCTTCGGGGCGGCTCCCCATTTCTTGATCGATGTCTCCCCGATCAAAGGCCCAGCGCGGCCCGGATCGTGGGGTTGATGCGGTCTGCCGACCAGGGCGGCGAAAACGTGAGCTCCACCTCGGCCTGCTCCACGCCGGGAACCGACTCCACCGCTTCGCGCGCCTTGGTCAGCAGCTCGCCCGCCACGGGGCATCCCGGCGACGTGAGCGACATCGTGACGTCCACCCGGCCCCCATCGATCTTGATGTCGTAGATCAGCCCCAGCACCACAAGGTCCAGCTTGAGCTCGGGGTCCTTCACCTTGCGCAGCGCCTTGCGCACTTCCTTTTCGTCGACCATTCCCATTCGTCTCCTGATCCGCCCCGGCCCGTACGGCCGCGGCGTTCCGCGGAAGCTGTCCCCCCGTGGCGGGTGTGTCAACCCGCGCTTGCCCGCCCGCCGCGCCTGCGTATCTTTCCCGCGCCAGGATGCCGCCGACTCCGCACCGTGAAAGCCATGTCCGACAGCAGCAAGACGAAGGTCCGCCGGATCGCCATCAACACGGGTGGCGGGGATGCCCCGGGGCTGAACGCCGTGATCCGCGCGGCTACCCTGGCCGCCCTGAACGAGGGGTGGGAGGTGTTCGGCATCCGCCGGGGATACATGGGCATCCTGGAGGGCGAGGTCGACGGCGAGGAGGGGCTCTTTCCGCTGACCGCCCAAGCGGTCCGCGGGATCACCCACCTGGGCGGCACCATCCTGGGCACCACCACCCGCGGCAACCCCTTCGGTCTCGAGGTGCGCCAGCCTGACGGCACCTGGGGCACGGTGGACCGGTCGGACGAGATCGTGCAGCGCTTCCGGGAGTGCGAGATCGACGCTCTGATCGCCATCGGCGGCGACGGGTCGCTGAGCATCGCGCACGCGCTGCACCAGAAGGGGCTGCCGGTGATCGGCGTGCCTAAGACCATCGACAACGACCTGAGCGCCACCGACGTCACCTTCGGCTTCCAGTCGGCGGTGGAGGTGGCCACGGACGCCATCGGCCGGCTGCACAGCACCGCCGAGGCGCACCAGCGGGTGATGGTGGTGCAGCTGATGGGACGGCACACGGGGTGGATCGCCCTGGAGTCGGGGCTGGCGGGTGGCGCCGACGTCATCCTGATCCCCGAAATCCCGTACGACATCGCCAAGATCGCCGACAAGGTGCGGGAGCGCGATCTCCAGCGGCGCCGTTTCAGCATCGTGGTGGTGGCCGAGGGCGCGCGGCCGCGGGACGGCGAGGCCAGCTACGCCGACGAGACGGGGCGCTACGGCGGCATCGCCGACCGCATCGCCGCCCAACTCCATGACGCGACCGAGAAGGAAACCCGTTCGATGGTACTGGGCCACATCCAGCGCGGCGGGGAGCCCATCGCCTACGACCGCAGCCTTGCGCTTCGCTTCGGCGCGGCGGCGGTGCGCTGCATCCGCGAAGGCCAGCTGGGCACCATGGTGGCGCTGCAGGGCAACTACATCCGCGCCGTTCCGCTGGGCGACGCCATCCGCGACATCAAGCGCGTGCCGGCGGATTCGGAGTTGGTGATGACGGCGCGCCAGCTGGGCATTTCGTTCGGCGACTGATCTCGCAAATCGCGGCAGCCGTGGCATCTCCCGCCAGCCCTCCACGCCCTGGCGGGAGCGCGCGGCCGATAGTGATCAGGGCCGAACCGCGTGCGGGGCAAGGAGTTCCGCTCGCCGCTCCCTACAAATCGGCCTGATTGTGCGTACGGCCCCGTTTTCGCTACCTGCACTTGTCTACTGGCGCGTGCGGCTGTTAGAGTAACTGCACCACGCTCCGGTATCAGCCAGCCGCCCCGGCCTCCCCGCCGGGTCTGCCCCGCCCGGGCCCCTATCCCTCGCCACGATGCACGTTCGCATGGAAGCGCCGCCGCGCTTGCGGGCTACCGCGGAAGACGCGGGCGATTCCGCAGGGCCGCAGGTGCCCGCGGTGTCGCAGGCATTCGCGGCCGTTCCGCTGCTGGGCACGCCCACGCAGGTGGCGCAGGCGTGCGTGGATGCCGTGCGCGCGCTGACCGGTGGCCCGGCCCGGGTGGAGGTGCCCACGCGCCCCGTGCCGCTGGCCGTGGGTGACGACGCAGAGGGGCTGGTGCCGCTGGCGGGCTTCGACGCGCCCGGAGGGCAGGGAAGGGTTCTGGCGGGCGCCCACACGGCCCTGTACGACCCCCAGGCGGTGCAGGCCGTCGCCGAGCAGCTGGAGCGGGTGTGGGCGGTGCAGCAGCACCGCGCCGCGCAGACGCTGGAGCTGGACCAGCTTCGCTTTCACCTGGGCGCGCTGCAGCAGGTGGCGCGCACGCTGGCCGTGGTTCGCGGCGCGGAGGAGACGGAGCGGCTGGTGCTTGACTCGGTGGGCGAGGTGTTCTTTGCCTGGTGGGCGGCGCTGTACCACACCGAGGGCGAGCAGTACACCTGCCGCGCCGTGCGCTCGCTTCGTGGCGAGTCGGTGGCGTTCGCCATTCCGGGCCGGGTGGTGCGGGCCATCGCGGCCCCGGGCCAGCCGCCGGTGATCCCCCCCGAAGACGCGGAGATCCGCGACCACGTGCCGGCCGAAGTGGCCGTGGTGGCGCCGCTGGACTTCGGCGACGAAGAGGCGGGGCTGCTGATCCTGGGCCGCCGGATGACCGACGCGCCGTACGAGCCGCACGACCTGGCCCTGCTGCGCGCCCTTGCCGACTCGTCGGCCATCGCGCTGCGCAACGCCGAGCTGCTGGACCGGCTTCGCGCGCAGGCCACCATCGACCCGCTGACCGGCTGCCACAACCGCCGCGGCTTCGATGAGATCCTGGAGAACGAGCTGGCGCGCTCGCAGCGGTACAACCGGCCGCTGTGCCTGGTGCTGCTGGACATCGACCGCTTCAAGGCCATCAACGACGACTTCGGCCACGAGGTGGGCGACCACGCGCTGCAGCGGATCGGGCGGGCGGTGCGGCACGCGTTCCGGAGCACCGACAGTGCCTGCCGCTACGGCGGCGAGGAGTTCGCCCTCGTCTTTCCCGAGACCACCAAGGAAGAGGGGCTGAAGCTGGCGGAGCGGCTGCGGGTGCTGGTGGAGGCGCTGCCCCCCAACGCCGAGGTGCCCCGTCCGCTGACCGCCAGCTTTGGCGTGGCGGCGTTCCCCACCGACGCCACCAGCCACACGGACCTGGTTCGCGCGGCCGACCGTGCGCTGTACCAGGCCAAGAGCAACGGCCGCAACCGCGTGGAACTGGCCTGATCGCTCCAGGTCCAGACGGACCCGCAGCCCCGCCCCGCCTTTCGTGCGCGGCGGGGCTCGCGTTCTCCCCCCTGCACGGCGGCACGCCACTCGCTATCTTGTCCGCGCGAGGCAACGAAACTTCCAACATCGACCGCAGGCCAGGCCGTGGAACTGACTCCCAAGCAGCGGGCGCACCTCAAGTCGCTGGCGCACCACCTGAACCCGGTGCTCTTCGTGGGCAAGGAAGGCGTGACCGACCAAACCGTACGGTCGCTGGAGGAGGCCTTCAACACCCGCGAGCTGCTGAAGGTGAAGATCCTGGAAGCGGCGCCCATGACCGCGCGCGAGGGCGCCGCGGCGCTCGCCGAACGGATCGACGGGGCCGTGGCGGTGCAGGCCATCGGCCGCGTAGGTGTGCTGTACCGGCCCCACCCCGAGAAGCCCGAGATCCAGCTTCCCGGCTGAGCCGCCCCGGCCGGATCCTCCGCGCCCGGCGCCTTGTAGCGCCGGGCGCGTTTGCGTAGACTGTGCTAAGGAATTCGCAGGTATCCCCCTCACCCTCCCTGGAACGTCGATGATGCGTTTTTCTGCTCGGGCCGCGGCCGCGGGCGCGCTTCTGCTCACGCAGGCGGCGCCCGCGCGCGCGCAGACGGCCGCCAACGGCTTCGACCTGTCCGTCCGCAACATCATGCGCGGTCCCGAGCTGGTGGGCCGCTCGCCCGACGAGGTCCGCTGGTCGCCGGACGGCCGCTGGGTGTACTTCCGCTGGCGGCAGCCCGAGGCGCGCGACACGGCGACGCACGTGTACCGCGTGGCCGTGGGCGGCGGCGCGCCCGAGATGCTGCCGGACTCGGTCGCCGATCGGGTCCTTCCCCCGTCCGGCGGCGGGGGGTGGACGCTGGACCGCTCGCGGCGCGCCTTCGAACGGCGCGGCGACGTGTTCGTGGTGGACCGGAATGGTGCCGAGCGCCGCATCACCGACACGCCGGCGCGCGAGCGCGGCCCGGAGCTGTCGCTGGACGGCCGCACGGTGTTCTGGATGTCGGCCAACAACCTGTTCTCCGTCCCCGTCGCGGGCGGGCCCCTGCGCCAGCTGACGGACCTGCGGCTGGACAACGCCCCGAGGACGAACGAGCCCACCGGCGCGCGCGGCGACCTGCGCACCCGGCAGGCGGAGCTCTTCGACGTGGTCCGCGACCGCCGGGCGGAGCGGGAGCGCCGCGAACTGCTGGATTCGCTTCGTGCCACCGTGCGGCCCGCGTACCTGGGGAAGAACACCACCATCAGCTACTTCGACGTGTCGCCTTCCGGGCGGTACGTGCTGCTGGGCGTCAGCGAGAACGTGGAGGGCGACCAGCAGACGATGGTGCCCGCGTGGGTCACGGAAAGCGGCTACACCGAGCCCCTGAACGTGCGCAACAAGGTGGGCGACGTGCAGGACGTGGAGAAGGCCGCCATCCTGGACCTCCA
This portion of the Longimicrobium sp. genome encodes:
- the yhbY gene encoding ribosome assembly RNA-binding protein YhbY; the protein is MELTPKQRAHLKSLAHHLNPVLFVGKEGVTDQTVRSLEEAFNTRELLKVKILEAAPMTAREGAAALAERIDGAVAVQAIGRVGVLYRPHPEKPEIQLPG
- a CDS encoding ATP-dependent 6-phosphofructokinase, which encodes MSDSSKTKVRRIAINTGGGDAPGLNAVIRAATLAALNEGWEVFGIRRGYMGILEGEVDGEEGLFPLTAQAVRGITHLGGTILGTTTRGNPFGLEVRQPDGTWGTVDRSDEIVQRFRECEIDALIAIGGDGSLSIAHALHQKGLPVIGVPKTIDNDLSATDVTFGFQSAVEVATDAIGRLHSTAEAHQRVMVVQLMGRHTGWIALESGLAGGADVILIPEIPYDIAKIADKVRERDLQRRRFSIVVVAEGARPRDGEASYADETGRYGGIADRIAAQLHDATEKETRSMVLGHIQRGGEPIAYDRSLALRFGAAAVRCIREGQLGTMVALQGNYIRAVPLGDAIRDIKRVPADSELVMTARQLGISFGD
- a CDS encoding sensor domain-containing diguanylate cyclase, which produces MHVRMEAPPRLRATAEDAGDSAGPQVPAVSQAFAAVPLLGTPTQVAQACVDAVRALTGGPARVEVPTRPVPLAVGDDAEGLVPLAGFDAPGGQGRVLAGAHTALYDPQAVQAVAEQLERVWAVQQHRAAQTLELDQLRFHLGALQQVARTLAVVRGAEETERLVLDSVGEVFFAWWAALYHTEGEQYTCRAVRSLRGESVAFAIPGRVVRAIAAPGQPPVIPPEDAEIRDHVPAEVAVVAPLDFGDEEAGLLILGRRMTDAPYEPHDLALLRALADSSAIALRNAELLDRLRAQATIDPLTGCHNRRGFDEILENELARSQRYNRPLCLVLLDIDRFKAINDDFGHEVGDHALQRIGRAVRHAFRSTDSACRYGGEEFALVFPETTKEEGLKLAERLRVLVEALPPNAEVPRPLTASFGVAAFPTDATSHTDLVRAADRALYQAKSNGRNRVELA
- a CDS encoding metal-sulfur cluster assembly factor — translated: MVDEKEVRKALRKVKDPELKLDLVVLGLIYDIKIDGGRVDVTMSLTSPGCPVAGELLTKAREAVESVPGVEQAEVELTFSPPWSADRINPTIRAALGL
- a CDS encoding plastocyanin/azurin family copper-binding protein — its product is MKLPAIALLALAAACGGGDEQTASTDTAAQGTETAAAPAPATDASAPAPAPGSGTVHDVKMVTTQNGASGQFEPAAITVKRGDRIRWTMADGTAPHNVSFSLAQGNPAGFTPPADSPLYTQAGQNFEVPADWAPGTYNYVCMPHAGMGMRGTITVTE